Proteins encoded in a region of the Populus alba chromosome 13, ASM523922v2, whole genome shotgun sequence genome:
- the LOC140954418 gene encoding uncharacterized protein: MALARVDETLTAVSTTLVDPDNNTEPMFLVQIVSESRKETWVRVRGQSLAMQVDDNRPTAADPTSYLFQIPCQVVAQPASCFHYIAHMISCSDFSASLSNDLASKIAAFSDNLVRAGCFGFFVLAHVEVVEGTFHVVEPIFDTDRHVTVSTGASERVLKKLEKETFYTKQGPSNGDSSSGGTCVVCLEDFSSSVKLSKLPCSHVFHEKCIFPWLLNSKCCPLCRSQVE; this comes from the coding sequence ATGGCGCTTGCAAGAGTTGATGAAACCCTAACTGCAGTTAGCACCACTCTGGTTGATCCAGACAACAACACTGAACCCATGTTTCTTGTTCAAATCGTGTCGGAAAGTAGGAAAGAAACATGGGTTAGAGTCAGAGGACAATCACTAGCCATGCAAGTGGATGATAACCGGCCAACTGCTGCTGACCCAACTAGTTATTTGTTCCAAATCCCTTGTCAAGTTGTTGCCCAGCCCGCTTCATGCTTTCATTACATTGCCCACATGATTTCTTGCTCCGATTTTAGTGCTTCTTTATCCAACGATTTGGCCTCAAAGATTGCTGCCTTTTCTGACAATCTTGTGAGGGCCGGTTGTTTTGGATTCTTCGTGTTGGCTCATGTGGAGGTCGTGGAGGGAACTTTTCATGTCGTGGAGCCGATATTTGACACAGATCGACATGTAACCGTATCAACGGGTGCATCGGAGAGAGTGTTAAAGAAGTTGGAGAAGGAGACGTTTTACACGAAGCAGGGGCCGAGCAACGGTGATTCTTCTTCCGGTGGTACTTGTGTGGTTTGCTTGGAGGATTTTTCAAGTTCGGTGAAGCTATCAAAGTTACCCTGCTCTCATGTCTTTCACGAAAAATGCATCTTTCCTTGGCTGCTCAACTCCAAATGCTGCCCGCTTTGTAGAAGTCAAGTGGAATAG